In Lathyrus oleraceus cultivar Zhongwan6 chromosome 2, CAAS_Psat_ZW6_1.0, whole genome shotgun sequence, the DNA window ATTGTTTAGATTAGAAGGTAAACCTATAAAAGCTTTTGGTTTGGGGATTGTGTGATCAAGCTCTTTGTTTAGGTTCAAGATTACCTACTAAAAGCTCTCAaagtttattggatactctcaaaATCAATTCTTGGGGACATGACTAAGTCGTTTCTTGATTGAACTTGTATAACTCTTTGTGTTTCTCTCTTTTCCTAAGCTCTTTATTTTCTACAATTTATATGGATCAAATTCTGATGTAAACTTATGAATGATGTAAACTTATGGATCAAATTCTGACTTTTTGGGCATGAATCAATGTTAAAAAGTGTTGAAAAAACAATATTGAATTTAAGGAATAGTGGGAGTTTTTGTGAAGTAATGCATAATTGTTTTATGACTTTTCCATAGCATTTTGATGATTTTAATCCATGATATGAATGTCTAACTTGATGTACCTTCTTCCTTGTAGAAAAGTGAGCATTGTGGTGGAAGAATGAGCTTAAGGGGACACCGAAGAATGAATAAAAAAATCATGAGAATGGAGCTTGATTCAAGATAAAATCTTGAGTTGTTGGAAATTAGCATTTGTAACATAATAATGGAATAATTGATTTTTGATGAATAATGATGACTCCTTTGGTATAATGTTTGTATAATAGGTCTAGGAGGAGTCAAAATCgagttaatggtcaatagttgATAAAAAAAATCAACCGTTTAGTAAAAGTCAAATATACCAaaattttgcattttttttttgtaattaaTCTCTTTCTTTGTAATAAAGCTTTTGATGCTTGTAATGTATTCCATTTACTCGTGAATGAAGATATTCCCTTTCTTtacaaaaagtcaacaaaagtcaaagCATGGTCAAAGTGAAAATGCAAGGTAAGATGGATATAAGTCACAAACCAACAAAATATAAAGATTAACGGAGAACCTTTGAACCATTAAGTAAAATGAAATGTAAGGTGAACTAGATGAAACTTTTTATGGTGTATCAGATGAGTTTAGCTTGAGcaaaaaagaaaatagaaaaagagTGGGGAAAAATTACGGTATGACAACTTAAGGAGATTTAAATCCTCAATGACTACCTGTCACTTATTTCTTAAGAATTATGACCCAATTGGTCCCCTAATAAATTTGACGGTCATTGATTCCTTAAGATCCTGACCAACTTGATCGCTTAAGAATATTTAATCCTCAATGAGTATTTATCACCGATTTCTTAAGAAGTCTGACCCAACTGGTCCCCTAAGAAATCTAACGGTCATTGACTTCTCAAGAGCCTGACCAACCTGGTTGCTTGAGGAATATAATCAGAGTTACAATAACAGGTTTTTGTGTTTACAGAGTTTGCTTCTTGGTAAGAGGGGTACACAAAATTACAATCAGTGTTTGAGAATAAATTTGctcttttctcttttcttttttgcATAGATGATTATCTTTAATGGATCTTCTTCGTTACGGAGTTTCAGCTTTGAAGCGTTTTTATTTTGTAGTCATCCATCATCATCTAATCTATAATGTAAATCTTTTCACCTTTATATATAGGAAAAATAGATTCATTGGAGGATAATTGTATAGTGAGTAGGTACAACAGAAAATCTTGTGTAGATAGAAAATATTTTTCTAGACATTTGAAGTAATACTTATTGATTTGATGTTCGATTAACACAGCGCATAGTAACTCTCCGCCCATTAAATACTCTAGAATAATGTCTTGGCATACGTGATGAAATGTTTGGAGTTTAGAGCCAATCAGAGTTTGAAGACTTGATAAGGTTAAGATGACATAAAATATATCATAGATACCTTCTTCATAAGAGTTTACTGGCAACAACCTGGCAATAGCCAGAGTAAACAATATATTCAAACTTTTACAAGAATACCATTGATTCAGATATTGGTGACATCCAGACTTTAGAGTCTCTTATATCAGAGTCCAGAGTCTGTATCATCAGAGTTTCTTTAGGACCAGAGTTTACAGTCTTGATCTAACATAGTTTTTTGAAAGAATCGTTATGAACAATTCCTTTGCAGGAGTGTTGGCTTTGATAAACTTGTAGCTTAACATTGCTTGCTCCGGCCTTTATTTAGAGTTGCCCTTTCACAAATTTAACTATCATTCATAATCTATTTGAACATTAGAGTTTGATTGATCTTTAAGATTTTGCATTGTTCATATTCTATTTATTTAGAAATTGAATATTTGCACACTTGTGGTGCTACGCGAAAAATGACacaaagtcgccaccgaattttatttattccaagaggaaaggaaaaatatcgataaaaccccaAGGGTGAAGAAAATGGTCTCGCACCCAAATTAGGGTTCGAAAATCGtttatgcaaagggaaggtattagcacccctcacatccatcgtactcgaaGGGAACCATCTAGGTTGTCTACACTTGAATGGGTGTCGTTATCTAAAGGTTTACTTGCTAAAGGGAAAATGAGtggttttttattagtgtgctcgctaAGGATTGTGACCAttatgcctatgtatcctcattGTCAAATGAAGAATTAGAGTTTcgtagtttggagtagaaaatgATTATGTGTTAGTTTATtttaccttgaagaagggttttcgggggtgatgccctaaggcgcaaaaaaagagtttgatgagttgatgttgttttttagggttttgaaAATAAATTGTTTTTTATTAGAATCGCACTAAATATTATTGGTAGAGGTCAATATTTCAAACTACCAAGCCAGGCGCCTTGTGTCCAAAATATTCAGAATGAGGGTAGGAAAGATTCATTCTCACTCATTCTCTAgcacttaaggctcgtggcgcgTAATCCTAATCGTATTTTATTGTGTTTTGAATTTTAATGAGAAAGtgccacttgacgttggatcaagggttttTATTGCTTATGGAAATATGGTGACGATCCTAGCTCATAAGGTTGGCTATCAAGGAAAAATAGACAAAGGGAAGCAAGAAACAAAAATACATCAAAACAGGGAGAGGTACAAGAAAATTACAAGGGACATAATGAGAGAAATAAACGGTCTCGTTGTAAGTAGCCCAAGAGAAAACTTTGTGTGTGTAAAGTGGCATAAGCTAAATAAATGGATAATGGAATCAATTCATGTCTCCCTATGGTAGTTCCACGGATGTCATTCTTGCAATAAAAGATTACAAGCCAATGATGAAACTCCAAGTCAAGCATAGGTCAATCACAATGTCCAATGGTCCATTACAAGTTCTTTAAGTCTCACTCATTAGGTCATAAAGAAGGGTCACATCTTTTTGGTCTTTTCtattttatcatgttttggttCTTTTCTTTAATAATATAACAAGAAATAAAAAGACAAAAATAGGAgaatataaaaatatataaaacaAAATGCATGAGATAGATGATAATGATGATGGATGGGAGTTAGAATGCAtaagaaaaaattcaaaatataaaTGACAATGATAGAAACTAGAtgttaatgttagtagttagaTGAAGAAGGAGGAGTTAGAAAAAAAAACTCAAACAATCACATTGGGATCATCTATCAACAAGTCAAAAGACTCAAACATATGCTAAACCAATGGATGATCTATCACTAATTCAAAGTGTCCAAAATATGGTCAAATGACCATTTATCAACATATTGAATTATGgaagattgaatcaaccaagagaccatctatcaatgatttggAATGTTGAAGATCTCATCAACCAATTAATTGCTCAAGCTCAAATAAAAATGATGAATAACAAAATCAACTATATGCGATAATATAAACAAgaaattgaaaataataaaataataaaataataaaaacaaaacaaaataagaaagaaaataaaaacaagaaattaaaaaaatcaaagaTCAGGGGTGTAAAACTGAAAAATAGTGGTGGCACTAGTAAGGAGGCGCAGGTGCCCAATCCAAGGCCCACTGGCCTTAAGCTCTAACAGAGGGGGGTTTAAGGCCTGGAACATGGTGTAAGAAGCCAAAACATTGAGCTTCGGGTGAAATAGGCCCAAAACGGAGGGATTTGTTTGCAGTGAGTGCGTGGGATTTGAGGGAGAATGTGTCGGAGGGAAGAAAATTTTACCCtatacccctacaattgtacccatacccctacatttaaatttttttgaccaaaataccctcatataaatagggtatattttccGTTTCAAaatttttttaccattttcgttGAAGACTTCCGGAGAAGAAAATTTTTTGGCGTTTTTGcattgtataccggaacacttaagagtaagtcttccggtttgaaaattgtataccggaacacttctcttaagtgttccggtttgttgttttttttggacactgaaccggaagtcttctagaaagtcttccggtttgtatacttatataccggaacactttcttcaagtcttccggtttggatgatgtgtaccggaactcttctttgaagtgttccggtacgtaatttttttttttttttttttttttttaaattatttttttttacattatttttgcagtggttcgaagaagaggtgcagatggccggattccagtccgcacgttagaccggggtgcatcttcatctgcagctgcagctgagccgactggatatccaggagggccgtacgatacatcgcttttggtgaagtacgagcatcatgttgctcgacatatatggttcggtgaggtaagtaaacggactatatttgaaaatgaataatagttgaatattttataatttgttttctaatatgtgttttaattgtttttaggaaagaggaccaaagaaagagttgaaggttgccGGACATGGACTGAAGTTGAATTCTAGGGTTCCATTGTCGATTCCAACCTCTTCACCGCAGAGAACGAGTCTGATAACCTCTTTATTgtcgattccaacctctttaatccatctgataacctcttctcgtgtaccaaatctttccgtcgtcataaacgcatcagtagtatctacacatattttgggaagattttccatttctgtaaaaaaaaaaaaaaaaaaattaaaaaaaaaaaaataaataaaagaaaaaaaaaaacaCGTACCGGAAGACTTAAAGAAAGacttccggtacacaaaaaaagcaaaccggaactcttctccaaagagttccggtatgcaaattttttttgaaatttttttatgtgaaccggaactctttccttaagtgttccggtttgtttttttttgtgttccggaagtcttcccaaaagtcttccggtttggaaaaatacataccggaagtctttttgcaagtgttccggtgcgaggggtgtgaaagtgtaatttttggaattttcaactgaatggtaaaaatgaaatggtaaattggttaaaaccaattaagggtaaaatgggaatttttaaatttttgtaggGATATGGGATTAATCgtaggggtacaaggtaaaattttcCGGAGGGAATGATTTCTAGGGGGCCCAAATGATTGAACAATCATCCTTTTATAGAGTGGTCCAAGGAGGGTAGATTAGGGAATTGAATCAGAGTCTGTCAGATTTTATCTAGCTGGAAATTGAATGGATTTTCTGAAATAAAATATGAGCTTTAGCCTAGAAATCAGTCTAGCTGAATTGTGTCATGTGAAAAACTTGTGACAATTTGAATGAGCTGGCAATGATTTTTTTTAGCTTGGTCCGAATTGCTCATGATTTTGTAGTTTATGTTGAAAAATGGATTGCTGCTTATTGAGAACTGGTGTTTGGATATGTTTGTGCAAATGATAATGGACATGGCTTTTGGTGTTATTGCTTTACTACCATGGAATACTAGGTCTTATGAGTTGCTCATGATGTTATGACAGTTATGTCACTGCTGTTGTTGCAGTTTGTTGTTTGCAACTAGAATTGATTCTCtgttagtttttctgttatggAAATTGTTTGATTGTTGACTGTCATGAACTGACGTGTTGTGAAATTTTGATGGATGACTTGTTGCTATGAGTTAGTTGGTGATGTTAGGCTCAGTTGATGTACTGAAACTTGTTGCTTGATGGACTGTTTTGGCTTTGTTGTGAATTGTTGAACATGTCTTCTCTTTTTCATGATTGTAAGTGACGATGGCTTGCTAATGGACAGTTTTGTGATGATAATTTGTAGGTCCAAAATGAGCTTAAAGCGGCATGGCCAAATGGAAGTATATGGATAATGGAGACATTAAGGTAAAGGCTACCAAGTTCCAAGTAAGATGCTCCTTTTCATTTTTGTTTCAAGCCATGTATTACGATGCTTATGTTAGTCATTAGGGTGTAACATGGTGCCATAGTATTAGGATTAGCTCATGTAAAATGCTTGTAATGAAATATGCTCATAGGATGGTTATGGTTCATGCTTGTAAATGAAAAACCTCACTTATGATTATCATGTAAACAAGCTTATGTAATGGAAAAAGACTTATTTATGACGATTAGTTCAAACTGGTGATTCAAACTCAAACTTGTGATTCAAAATTCAAATCACCTTTCACCTTTTATCTAGACCAAATGTGTATGCAATGATTTCATGAAATGGATGAAATGACTACCATATTCATGTTCAAATGCCTTAATTCTCACTAAAATTAGTCAATGGACACAAAAATTCAACTAAATGAATCATGATCCATGTCATGGCCTAAACAATCCAATGGTAATTGACAATAAGAATGAGAATGCCATAAGTTAAGCTTAGAAAAGTCACAATTAGttttgttgactttggtcaactggttgaccaaaaagtcaacaattgggCAAAAGTCAACTTATGTAAAAATAATGCATTTCAATATATCATGCGTGTTATGAATCTTAAAATGAAATGCAGTGGGTgaatggatcaaaatgacaaacAAGACGTGTAATATAAGCCTTGGATTTGAATAAATGCACTTATACTTTGCACCAATGAAAACATGTCATGCCTTCAGATGGATTGAATCAATGAAATGCTCTAGGATGTTTGTGAATAATGCAATGATGATATAAACTATGATCACATGGACTACAATGCCATGTGAATGCATGAACTTCAACCAGTCAAGAAAATACAATGGTTATTCAAGGTTTAATGAAACACAATCAATGCAATGAAACATGTGACCACTAGATGAATGGAAAATGAACATCACATTGACCAAACAATCTTGATGAATCTAAAATCCTAGATGCAAGATAGCCAAGGTCCACAATGCAAAAGGTATAGGGGAATTAGGGTTTTATGCTTGGTTGAGCACACCTCAAGATGATGTTAGGAAAACTTTCCTCAAGTACCATTACCATGCCTTGAGTCCATGTAGAATGATTTCTTGTTATAAATTATGCTAATGCAAATGTAATGATGAAGCGATGAATGTGTGCACATGTATTAGGGCCATGGATCAAATGAAAATTGTACAAAGGGTatggtaaattttggggtatgacaacttGAACGCACCATTAATATATAAAATTGTTCTTCCATATTTTATTATCACTAAAACTTAAAGGTATGTAAACGTAGAACCAAACTTGTTCTTACAGATGGATGAAGAACGAAATACGTTTTTCCAAATGAGAGGCAAATGGATAATTTAGGGCTTTCTACGTCATTAGTGGATTTTAACTATGGATAATTTGTGTTAATTGAAATTGTTAAATTAATAAACAAAAAGAAATGccatataaataaataaaaattaaggGATGTGCATGTCACCTCATAGATTCTGTTAACTGGGTTTAATAAAAGACCAAATATAAGAAATCTTTATACATTCAGGATGAAATCCAAACCTTTTTTTAGCAGGGTTTTTCATTATTCATCCATATGGTGAGGAAAAAAAAATACCTATTAACCCTAGTTAAAACTATTCACCCATATTGATTGCATGATGCATAAAATTTAGCTTGCATGATGCATAAAATTGGTTGCATGATACAAACTTGGTATGCATGATGCACAAATTTGGCCTACATAATTTGCAAAATTGACCTGCATGATGCCAAAAGTTTTCTTGCATGATGCACAAATTTGGCCTGCATATCCTGCATAATGTACATCTGACTACGTAATCAATTGCCAAATTTGAAACTAACAACAAATAAATAGCCATCACAAATTTAAGCAGAACATAAACTTCTTTTTTCACTCAATGTAATTCAAATTACACATAAACTTCCATTGTTGCATACATTTACAATGTTCCATCTAAGTTCTATTCTTACAAACCCTTAAAACTAGAAAATAAACACAACAACAAATAACTACTCCTATGAGAAACTTCATATGCTTCCTTATGCTCTCAacatttttcttcatctcttcAATCTCTTTTGAACACATAGTAGAAGCAAACTCCTTTCCAAATTCTTTCCCGAAATCTTTGCCAAATTTTTGCAAATGCTTTATCATCATGTCACACCGACTGCATCCATCTTCATCTCTTGGACTTGTTTTAATTATGGATAATTTGTCTCAATtgaaattatttaattaataaataaaaagaaataacACGTAGGTGAAAAAATTACTTGATGTACATGCCACCCCATAAATTCTGTTGGTTGGATTTAATAAAAgaataaatattaaaataaaataaaaataaattattatcATTATTCATGAGCTTGGCTACATTTAAAGGGAGCTGGTGCAGGGTGGGGTGAAATAATAATATCTGAGTTTTAAGAGTGTGCAACACGTGTATTAAATATTAAATGAGCTAACTCTATCAATCAATGTATGGCTGGCAGAAGAGCTCTTTTCTGATTATACAGCTCATTCCATTCCACGAGGTGCACTTAGGCTTGTGGCCAAGCAAGTCTACCTCCATAGATTTTTGATGTCAGAGTATactttataatttatttaatacATAACTTGGTTTCATAAGAGACAAACATTACCAATCAATATATTCGATGGGGCTTTTATTACTTGTGGTGTACTAGATCATGTAAACCTTAATGTAACCAAAGATAAGAAGAATAAACTCTAAGGGCTTTCaaattaatatataatttttctattttttttataaataattttttatttttaaatttattgaataGTTAATATATCTAAGAATGACGTGCGATCACTCTAAGAAGTGTGGGagaaatttaaaaaatattaagGTTATTCCTTCATCATGAACTTGAGAAATGTTTGATTGTTCATACCTTCTATAACAGTCTTATGTACACCACAAGGATGACGATTGACGCGACTACATGAGGAGCGCTCATGAACAAAAATATAGAATAATCGTATGCTTTAATTAAAGAAATGGTGCAAAATCACTACTAATAGGGAAGTGATAAAAACTTCATTAAACAGTCAGATCCCTCAAAATAGGGGAAGGTATGAAGAACATGCTTTAGATAACCTAGTTGCTAAATTTGATGTCCTAATTCAAATTTTTGATGAATTGAATGTAAATGTTGTCACCCCTATTGCTCCACCTTGTGAAATTTGTGGACTCATTGGTCATATTGGTAATGAGTGTAACATAATTTCTAATGGAGAGTCCAACTTACAGAATGTTGATGACAACCCGTCATTGCATGAATTTAGTCgaaaaatcatattaaaataagTGAAAGATGAGCTAAAACGATGAAGAAAAACTAAATAATGAGGAAAAAATAACTAAGTATCAAGAAATTGG includes these proteins:
- the LOC127121919 gene encoding uncharacterized protein LOC127121919, with the translated sequence MVRRRGADGRIPVRTLDRGASSSAAAAEPTGYPGGPYDTSLLVKYEHHVARHIWFGEERGPKKELKVAGHGLKLNSRVPLSIPTSSPQRTIYVEKWIAAY